From Plasmodium chabaudi chabaudi strain AS genome assembly, chromosome: 12, the proteins below share one genomic window:
- a CDS encoding endonuclease III-like protein 1, putative (term=annotation;date=20181112;qualifier=removed_product=endonuclease III homologue, putative;qualifier=added_product=endonuclease iii-like protein 1, putative;qualifier=added_gene_name=nthl1;qualifier=added_literature=pmid:30410856;curatorName=ucb@sanger.ac.uk;~pfam_scan;Pfam:PF00730.21; E()=1.7E-21;score=76.6;query 170-301;description=HhH-GPD;~iprscan;InterPro:IPR003651 : Iron-sulphur cluster loop;SMART:SM00525; score=9.1E-5;query 323-343;description=Endonuclease III-like, iron-sulphur cluster loop motif;~iprscan;InterPro:IPR011257 : DNA glycosylase;Superfamily:SSF48150; score=3.77E-62;query 134-354;description=DNA glycosylase;~iprscan;InterPro:IPR003265 : HhH-GPD;Pfam:PF00730; score=1.7E-21;query 170-301;description=HhH-GPD domain;~iprscan;InterPro:IPR003265 : HhH-GPD;SMART:SM00478; score=1.1E-52;query 174-322;description=HhH-GPD domain;~iprscan;InterPro:IPR004035 : Endonuclease III, FCL;Prosite:PS00764; score=1.0;query 324-340;description=Endonuclease III, iron-sulphur binding site;~iprscan;InterPro:IPR000445 : Helix-hairpin-helix motif;Pfam:PF00633; score=4.9E-7;query 235-262;description=Helix-hairpin-helix motif) — protein MKFHQNFKNILIVNLYFLGMDKSSKYFTPNRVKKIQIKYEDSPNKQYNNIKKNIIKNDNDILNSQHKIDSEIKNEQHDNIEEEGNNHKMGDPQKSDRTKRKLIKSEQNDEVTKNFKNENDTETKKKMFLITYNKIKEMRKNIDAPVDKYGCHMLSEKTDDLKIFRFQTLISCLLSSRTKDEVTAMVMDRLKKHGLTVENILNTPEEELKKLIYGIGFYNVKSKQIIQICKILKEKYNSDIPHSYEELMKLPGIGEKVSQLILQTALNKHEGIAVDIHVHRISNRLNWVYTKNESDTQIKLKSFVDKELWSELNHLLVGFGQVICKGKKPLCEKCTITDYCQYYNDNFVTKKKKKKEDHSE, from the coding sequence atgaaatttcatcaaaattttaaaaacattctcattgttaatttatattttttgggaATGGACAAATCTTCAAAATACTTCACCCCAAATAGAGtaaagaaaatacaaataaaatatgaagacTCACCAAATAAACAGtataacaatataaaaaaaaatataataaaaaatgataatgatataCTAAATAGTCAACATAAAATTGATagtgaaattaaaaacgaGCAGCATGACAATATAGAAGAAGAGGGAAACAATCATAAAATGGGTGACCCCCAAAAGTCTGATAGAACAAAAAggaaattaataaaaagcgaacaaaatgatgaagTAACTAAAaactttaaaaatgaaaatgatacagaaacgaaaaaaaaaatgttcttgataacatataataaaataaaagaaatgagaaaaaatatagatgcCCCAGTTGATAAATATGGGTGTCATATGCTAAGCGAAAAAACGgatgatttaaaaatttttagatTTCAAACCTTAATTTCatgtttattatcatcacGAACAAAAGATGAAGTAACAGCTATGGTAATGGACAGACTAAAAAAACATGGGCTAACTGTTGAAAACATATTAAACACTCCTGaagaagaattaaaaaaattaatatatggaataggattttataatgttaaatcaaaacaaattattcaaatttgtaaaattttaaaagaaaaatataactcGGATATACCACATAGTTATGAAGAATTAATGAAATTACCAGGTATTGGCGAAAAAGTTTCACAACTTATTTTACAAACAGCTTTAAATAAACATGAAGGAATAGCTGTTGATATACATGTACATAGAATATCTAATCGTTTAAACTGGGTTTATACGAAAAATGAGTCGGACAcacaaattaaattaaaaagttttgTGGATAAAGAACTTTGGTCAGAAttaaatcatttattaGTTGGCTTTGGGCAAGTAATTTgtaaaggaaaaaaacCATTGTGTGAAAAATGCACAATTACAGATTATTGCCAATATTACAATGATAACTTTGtcaccaaaaaaaaaaagaaaaaggaaGATCACAGTGAATAG
- a CDS encoding conserved Plasmodium protein, unknown function (tmhmm; query 1-558; ~;query 534-557; ~;query 511-533; ~;query 1-510) yields the protein MKRYSEGSEYIFNFVKNKKNNKNNPSFDLLYDCKEGYSFCKKNNFNNLNGLLIEKNIFLFNFILSIKYNEEKKKKKNSQKDNDQNEDNKLDLYYFFQNQKILINHNLENAEVDNCEADEQVSDSYDKRMDLFYENKFKFLLKNNYFFYIKRYIHNILTNVDICTHEKPNETFFEFFRIFKNDKKKIWFENANELLSDIYFDVSEVSDDSDYNYFYEKANQIVEFEEEHMEIDNENEFVETRIEKSNSLPNNLEYNKNNNFTKLEKRVSIFSPDYEKKKKINKERRFEKYICRCCLKQKKDINNIYNNNEDEGNIFYTKFSNVCLLQIFMSNLTKNELHFWIKIKDCIENMLGNIKSNIFYKGMSNYVEMPYIEIIDQIKNIDNFKFIKKKKKIIILKKKNKIIKCLFEKTFNSIRISVKYNIISGNQKFYYFCKDAMQKYQKIMKKHIFTNNSTNYFKTNHNMNSKEISTTNDATGELHNYLNPIVFKNKVEKDYDFSILIHSKHIEIYGYIYMRNYIFFLLIMIEVYMFIHFNEISYTYSNNTEIFLDQILKNLFT from the coding sequence ATGAAAAGGTATAGTGAAGGaagtgaatatatatttaattttgttaaaaacaaaaaaaataataaaaataatccaTCATTTGATTTGTTGTATGATTGCAAAGAAGGATATTCcttttgcaaaaaaaacaatttcaataatttaaatggattattaattgaaaaaaatatatttttatttaattttattttaagtataaaatataatgaagaaaaaaaaaaaaaaaaaaacagccAAAAGGATAATGACCAAAATGAAGACAATAAGTTAgacttatattatttttttcaaaatcaaaaaattttaatcaATCATAATTTGGAAAATGCGGAAGTAGACAATTGTGAAGCGGACGAGCAAGTTTCAGACTCCTATGACAAAAGGATGGAcctattttatgaaaataaattcaaatttttattaaaaaataattattttttttatataaaaagatatatccataatattttaacgAATGTTGATATATGCACACATGAAAAACCAAACgaaacattttttgaattttttagaatatttaaaaatgataagaaaaaaatatggttTGAAAATGcaaatgaattattaagTGACATATATTTCGATGTGTCTGAAGTATCAGATGATAGTGATTATAATTACTTTTATGAAAAAGCAAATCAAATTGTTGAGTTTGAAGAGGAACATATGGAAATAGATAATGAAAACGAATTTGTTGAAACAAGAATAGAAAAAAGTAACAGTCTTCCAAATAATttagaatataataaaaataataattttactaaattggaaaaaagagtttcgattttttcaccagattatgaaaaaaaaaaaaaaataaataaggaAAGAcgttttgaaaaatatatatgtcgATGTtgtttaaaacaaaaaaaagatataaacaatatttataataataatgaagatgaaggaaatatattttatacaaaattttcaaatgtatgtttattacaaatatttatgtcaaatttaacaaaaaatgaattacatttttggataaaaataaaagattgcattgaaaatatgttaggtaatataaaatcgaatatattttataaaggGATGTCTAATTATGTTGAAATGCCTTATATTGAAATAATagatcaaataaaaaatatagacaattttaaatttattaaaaaaaaaaaaaaaattattattttaaaaaaaaaaaataaaataatcaaatgtttatttgaaaaaacatttaattCAATTCGGATTTCTGttaaatataacataatTTCTGGAAaccaaaaattttattatttttgcaaAGACGCAATgcaaaaatatcaaaaaataatgaaaaaacatatatttacaaataattcaactaattattttaaaacaaatcaCAATATGAATAGCAAAGAAATTAGCACTACTAATGATGCAACTGGTGAAttgcataattatttaaatccaATTGTCTTCAAAAACAAAGTGGAAAAGGATTATGATTTTTCGATTTTAATTCATAGCAAAcatatagaaatatatggttatatttatatgcgaaattatattttctttttattaattatgatAGAGGTTTACAtgtttattcattttaacGAAATTAGCTATACATACTCTAATAATactgaaatatttttagaccaaattttaaaaaatcttTTCACATAA
- a CDS encoding conserved Plasmodium protein, unknown function (term=annotation;date=20180319;qualifier=added_GO:0016021;curatorName=ucb@sanger.ac.uk;~;query 1-20; ~;query 62-258; ~;query 338-682; ~;query 724-762; ~;query 813-818; ~;query 865-865; ~;query 21-40; ~;query 44-61; ~;query 259-277; ~;query 315-337; ~;query 683-702; ~;query 706-723; ~;query 763-785; ~;query 790-812; ~;query 819-841; ~;query 845-864; ~;query 866-885; ~;query 41-43; ~;query 278-314; ~;query 703-705; ~;query 786-789; ~;query 842-844; ~;query 886-1198; ~tmhmm; query 1-1199) encodes MEKMQKANLFKDETEKAIVHFVVYLIGILLILCIYYNYIILKYYFYSLFWAFIVSIPLHHIKEKLSEFIKEQIIKRKNKIKTLSSRNKYYWESAISDSDKKLKKININLTNVKNTTNWSNIFFSKDEDKQQITTLYDDVKYGIKEINKDDNLNDKNTLTTDIKTGLVSQDEEQKKNNNLISRVKNFFYNVINNIRKELDIYHNVFFLIIKPIWNEKKNDNINSFENYESRNGSEIYFLILHRLAFFYILKRIFQKYNEFLFSIAFFIIIFFFIYKIIKKIWLKYFYNIYIRQYDKLASKISLDYTYIYKHYMNSILTILIIIFSIFIFSSISCFFIFNLYRESVFIINSINNYISSNFKSASIIQTFREYYKQRGKNDIESLYELANITKLPFLNNSTISFISSHLKRAIEIYENVYSYNFIKRKGIALQSSCLLLFIERFANIRENNLLNFKKYAFLKENIKKKIYEQDGTDFDLSKCLINEQKNSNFFYKFKKLIQGLSKIIFFSNDNKISPNEIEDQSEDVPLDDENYSGHSIFKTVFESVLFEGNMDVQKKLEREINSSEDKTYIDQSNELNDENKVKEENAENELNNETNKENSEETDTTKSDIDSEEDGNQSGHTNKRDKDENNKSIQNSTKDYESNEDDNSKFKDFASYTNNIFSSLKKIEDIGKLTKYIIFNNSYGLLKIMIFFVLIFLNFFMFTFDAIIQAMIFFTALYYLILSKKSLLNYLKDLLLVVDPSSIFFYNITKSLKAIIICTLKRIYFYTMYIWLIFSFFQFPIIYVPTLMCMILSLIPVISPEILILIIVIHLWIIQKQKIISIILFVVNFFIYLYFTTTIYTEIPYIHAWLVSLSLFLSITTFGSKGVILGPFIASIPLIIHQIAVTQNHAANIRILRSKEMKKQKLKQKLKQKQMRKLKEKPKKKLEKKKKQQSTVNNKINKRGKYNETKKNYKVSTETFKISKNLSQSSRLQIKSNTTTKSRKEKTLDKGLSIDDTLLFGNGNKTNHFMKLNYGEKISNSGIFGHYEKIDEPLLKNDENKKKKKNNNTKRASLWKSKFNNLYKIIEINADTYSKFFQENTEENLCKKITSNSINKKKSIIHKSYEHCSYDNIVNNDDENNKLALYIYKRDKQKKKIKHNKKQNKKETKNNLHLLSKKINKNKIITRTSLQKTKDLVNIYSKFQNNLQHFFSYITNDA; translated from the exons atggAGAAAATGCAAAAAGCGAATTTGTTCAAAGATGAAACTGAAAAGGCCATTGTCCATTTTGTAGTATATCTTAtag GCATATTATTgatattatgtatttattataattatataattttaaaatattacttTTATTCCTTATTTTGGGCATTTATTGTTTCAATCCCATTACACCATATTAAAGAGAAATTATCAGAATTTATTAAagaacaaattataaaaagaaaaaataaaataaagacaTTAAGCTCAaggaataaatattattgggAATCCGCTATAAGTGATAGTGataaaaagttaaaaaaaataaatataaacttAACCAATGTGAAAAACACTACTAATTGGAGTAACATATTCTTTTCAAAGGATGAAGATAAACAACAGATAACCACATTATATGATGATGTCAAATATGgaattaaagaaataaataaagatgataatttaaatgataaaaatacattaacCACTGACATAAAAACAGGTTTAGTTTCTCAAGATgaagaacaaaaaaaaaataacaatttaatTAGTAgagtaaaaaattttttttataatgttataaataatataagaaaaGAGTTAGATATATACcataatgtattttttttaattattaaaccTATATggaacgaaaaaaaaaatgataatattaatagttttgaaaattatgaaagcAGGAATGGTagtgaaatatattttttaattctacACAGGCtagcatttttttatattttaaaaagaatatttcagaaatataatgaatttttattttcaattgccttttttattattatatttttttttatttataaaattataaaaaagatatggcttaaatatttttataatatatatataagacaGTATGATAAGTTGGCTAGTAAAATCTCTCTGGattacacatatatatacaaacacTATATGAATAGtatattaacaatattgatcattatattttcaatattcattttttcttctatatcatgcttttttattttcaatttataTCGAGAATCCGTATTTATAATCAATTcgattaataattatatatcctCAAATTTTAAGAGt GCATCCATAATTCAAACCTTTAGagaatattataaacagcgtggaaaaaatgatatcGAAAGTTTGTACGAGCTAGCCAATATCACCAAAttaccatttttaaataacagCACAATATCCTTTATATCTTCCCATTTAAAAAGAGCtatagaaatatatgaaaatgtttattcttacaattttattaaacgAAAAGGGATAGCATTACAAAGTTCTTGCTTGTTACTTTTTATCGAAAGGTTTGCCAACATCAGGGAAAACaatcttttaaattttaagaaatatgcctttttaaaagaaaatataaaaaaaaaaatatatgaacaagACGGCACAGATTTTGATTTAAGCAAATGCTTAATcaatgaacaaaaaaatagtaattttttttataaatttaaaaagttaattCAAGGTTTAtctaaaataatatttttttcaaatgataataaaatatcacCTAATGAAATAGAAGATCAATCAGAAGATGTTCCATTGgatgatgaaaattatagtgggcatagtatttttaaaaccgTTTTTGAAAGTGTGTTGTTCGAAGGAAATATGGACGTTcagaaaaaattagaaagGGAAATAAATAGTTCAGAagataaaacatatatagatCAATCAAATGAGTtgaatgatgaaaataaagtaaaagaagaaaatgcaGAAAATGAATTGAATAACgaaacaaataaagaaaattcaGAAGAAACGGATACAACAAAAAGTGACATCGATTCAGAAGAAGATGGAAATCAAAGTGGACACACAAATAAACGTgataaagatgaaaataataaaagtattCAAAATTCTACAAAAGATTATGAATCAAATGAGGATGACAATTCTAAGTTTAAAGATTTTGCAagttatacaaataatatattttcatcattaaaaaaaatagaagatattggaaaattaacaaaatatattatatttaataatagctatgggttattaaaaatcatgatattttttgtattaatatttttaaatttttttatgtttactTTTGATGCAATTATTCAAGCAATGATATTTTTCACAGccttatattatttaatattatcaaaaaaatcattattaaattatttaaaagatttattattagtaGTTGATCCGTcaagtatttttttttataatataacaaaaagtttaaaagctataattatatgtacattaaaaagaatatatttttatacaatgtatatatggttaatattttcatttttccaATTTCCGATAATTTATGTACCGACATTAATGTGCATGATTCTGTCTCTTATACCAGTTATATCACCAGAAAtacttatattaataatagttATACATTTATGGATTATACAAAAGCAAAAGATTAtatctattatattatttgttgtgaatttttttatatatttatattttacaacTACAATATATACAGAAATTCCGTACATACACGCATGGCTTGTTTCTTTATCTCTCTTTCTTTCGATTACAACGTTTGGATCAAAGGGAGTTATATTGGGACCATTCATTGCGTCTATTCCTCTTATTATACATCAAATTGCAGTAACCCAAAATCATGCGGCAAATATTAGAATTCTTCGAAGcaaagaaatgaaaaaacaaaagttaaaacaaaagttgaaacaaaaacaaatgcGAAAGCTCAAAGAAAAgccaaagaaaaaattggagaagaagaaaaaacaaCAAAGTACTgttaataacaaaataaataaaagaggaaaatataatgaaaccaaaaaaaattataaagtaTCTACTGaaacatttaaaatatcaaaaaatttatctCAAAGCTCTAGACTTCAAATTAAAAGTAATACCACTACCAAATCTCGAAAAGAAAAGACACTTGATAAAGGATTAAGTATTGATGatactttattatttggaaatggaaataaaacgaatcattttatgaaattGAATTATGGTGAAAAAATTTCTAATAGTGGAATATTCGGGCATTATGAAAAGATCGATGAACCtttattgaaaaatgatgaaaataaaaaaaaaaaaaaaaataataatacaaaaagaGCATCTTTATGGAAAagtaaatttaataatttatataaaattattgaaaTAAATGCTGATACATATAGTAAATTTTTCCAAGAAAATACAGaagaaaatttatgtaaaaaaattacttcaaattctataaataaaaaaaaaagtattattCACAAAAGTTATGAACATTGTtcatatgataatatagtcaacaatgatgatgaaaataataagttaGCTCTTTACATTTACAAACGtgataaacaaaaaaagaaaataaaacataataaaaaacaaaataaaaaagaaacaaaaaataatctacatttattatcaaaaaaaattaataaaaataaaataattacaaGAACTTCATtacaaaaaacaaaagatctcgtaaatatttatagtaagtttcaaaataatttacagcattttttttcctacATAACAAATGATGCATAA
- a CDS encoding pre-mRNA-splicing factor CWF7, putative (term=annotation;date=20130227;qualifier=removed_product=conserved Plasmodium protein, unknown function;qualifier=added_product=conserved protein, unknown function;curatorName=ucb@sanger.ac.uk;~term=annotation;date=20160516;qualifier=removed_product=conserved protein, unknown function;qualifier=added_product=pre-mrna-splicing factor cwf7, putative;qualifier=added_gene_name=cwf7;curatorName=ucb@sanger.ac.uk;~;query 236-236;GPI_cleavage_site_score=0.3306;~pfam_scan;Pfam:PF05700.7; E()=5.7E-26;score=91.4;query 50-245;description=BCAS2;~iprscan;InterPro:IPR008409 : Breast carcinoma amplified sequence 2;Pfam:PF05700; score=8.5E-26;query 50-245;description=Pre-mRNA-splicing factor SPF27): MGTNTNESNEENGVVEKMEDRNDDYTLNKYGEEKKKKNEKLYKSIELHHLVNALPYIDSYDNELEQNAKKLIEEEMNIMKETNQVKQYLENFPIPDLLYLKDDNSIIQNELKRCEENNKMDILNFDHYNIENNPESNINNNSTISHAKKTLENHQLVLENLHNALINIELMNKYKEVIWSEHMKTFTQVDINLQNSIKSLKENIDNINKKRKLHHLSYVNDLTTLQNERKDFKRKNSLVLKEIKKLISENMIMKYKQNLI; the protein is encoded by the coding sequence ATGGGGACAAATACGAATGAAagtaatgaagaaaatgggGTTGTGGAAAAAATGGAGGATAGAAATGATGATTAtactttaaataaatatggtgaagaaaaaaaaaaaaaaaatgaaaagctATATAAATCAATTGAACTACACCATTTAGTAAATGCCTTACCATATATTGATTCCTATGATAATGAGTTGGAacaaaatgcaaaaaaattaatcgaagaagaaatgaatataatgaaagaAACAAATCAAGTCAAGCaatatttagaaaatttcCCAATTCctgatttattatatttaaaagatgATAATTCAATTATACAAAACGAATTAAAACGAtgtgaagaaaataataaaatggacATACTCAATTTTGatcattataatattgaaaataatccagaaagtaatataaataataatagtactATTAGTCATGCTAAAAAAACATTGGAAAATCATCAGCTAGTTTTAGAAAATTTACATAATgctttaataaatatagaacttatgaataaatataaagaagtTATATGGAGTGAACATATGAAAACGTTTACTCAAGTTGATattaatttacaaaattcaattaaatcattaaaagaaaatattgataatataaataaaaaaagaaaattacaTCACCTAAGTTATGTTAACGATTTAACAACTCTACAAAATGAACGAAAGGACTTTAAGCGAAAAAATTCGCTAGTTCTcaaagaaattaaaaagttgATATcagaaaatatgataatgaaatataagcaaaatttaatatag
- a CDS encoding 60S ribosomal protein L19, putative (pfam_scan;Pfam:PF01280.16; E()=6.5E-60;score=201.2;query 3-145;description=Ribosomal_L19e;~iprscan;InterPro:IPR035970 : Ribosomal protein L19/L19e superfamily;Superfamily:SSF48140; score=1.1E-58;query 1-142;description=Ribosomal protein L19/L19e superfamily;~iprscan;InterPro:IPR000196 : Ribosomal protein L19/L19e;Pfam:PF01280; score=3.8E-59;query 3-144;description=Ribosomal protein L19/L19e;~iprscan;InterPro:IPR000196 : Ribosomal protein L19/L19e;SMART:SM01416; score=2.5E-88;query 2-145;description=Ribosomal protein L19/L19e), with the protein MSLKLQKRLAASVLKCGKNKIWMDPNEINEISLANSRFSIRKLYKEGLILKKPPKVYSRARVRLYKLAKRKGRHMGIGKRRGTKNARTNTKTLWIKRQRVLRRLLKRFRDAKKIDRHLYHSFYLRCKGNQFKNKRTLVEAIQREKAEILKKKTIADQLEAKRLKAQILRNKRKMKKDKEQ; encoded by the exons atg tcgCTTAAGTTGCAGAAAAGATTAGCAGCTTCCGTTTTAAAATgcggaaaaaataaaatatggatGGACCCAAATGAAATCAATGAAATATCGCTAGCCAATTCAA GGTTTAGCATAagaaaattgtataaaGAGGGtttgattttaaaaaagccACCTAAGGTATACAGCAGAGCAAGAGTTCGATTGTATAAATTGGCTAAAAGAAAGGGAAGGCATATGGGTATAGGTAAAAGAAGAGGTACCAAAAATGCCAGAACAAATACAAAAACATTATGGATTAAACGTCAACGTGTATTAAGAAgattattaaaaagatTTAGAGATGCAAAGAAAATAGATAGACATTTATATCactcattttatttaagatGCAAAGGTAAccaatttaaaaacaaaagaacTTTAGTTGAAGCTATACAAAGAGAAAAAGCTgaaatattgaaaaagaaaactaTAGCTGATCAATTAGAAGCCAAGAGATTAAAGGCACAAattttaagaaataaaagaaaaatgaaaaaagataaagaacaataa